The Megalops cyprinoides isolate fMegCyp1 chromosome 22, fMegCyp1.pri, whole genome shotgun sequence genome contains a region encoding:
- the cep44 gene encoding centrosomal protein of 44 kDa: MATGDLRGCLRKLEFHLRSLKYPKEADYAGLAKGDPSAFLPIVSYAFVSYSSCVAEHLVEFGAELAGKNDHRFVESVYKVLRDLFNYKPLLTKEQFLQFGFSERKISILCDIIGFVTEKHRELCKTNKPKRKPHLPSSNPRSVPEGPALEPDFVTSTALPERPPKKPLVERHVGFSLPARPRTSSDESASGEPDGEEEEEEEEEADEGSEAEVISARFTAGPADPAVEQRLQALELQLQECQRKLGMLQVLKGRLEHLERDMAGKIVIDRQDWENLESRVLLLETRLALTPVQKPSSLLSGTANHEGADAASQEPTETSAETPEGLPAGGAGASPHAAAINPRVLTAVPKENITERLERIARLMEDTTSLLKSGEPSM; encoded by the exons ATGGCAACGGGTGATTTGAGGGGATGTCTCCGGAAACTGGAATTCCATCTCCGCTCCCTGAAGTATCCCAAAGAGGCTGATTACGCTGG tTTGGCCAAAGGTGATCCATCAGCCTTTTTACCCATTGTGAGTTACGCCTTTGTATCCTATTCATCATGTGTTGCTGAGCATCTAGTAGAATTTGGAGCGGAACTTGCTGGGAAGAACGACCATCGGTTTGTTGAATCTGTCTACAAG GTGCTGCGGGACCTCTTCAATTACAAGCCGCTTCTGACCAAGGAGCAGTTTCTGCAGTTCGGTTTTTCGGAACGAAAGATCAGCAttctctgtgacatcattggCTTTGTGACCGAAAAGCACAGAGAGCTCTGTAAAACCAACAAG CCTAAGAGGAAGCCCCATTTGCCATCCTCTAATCCACGCTCTGTACCCGAGGGTCCCGCTCTTGAGCCTGACTTTGTAACGTCCACGGCACTGCCAGAGCGACCCCCT AAGAAGCCCCTGGTGGAGAGGCACGTGGGTTTCAGCCTGCCAGCTCGGCCCCGCACCTCCTCAGACGAGTCGGCCTCCGGGGAGCcggatggggaggaggaggaggaggaagaggaagaggcgGACGAAGGCTCTGAAGCAGAAGTGATCTCTGCACGCTTCACCGCGGGTCCG GCGGACCCGGCCGTGGAGCAGAGGCTGCAGGCCCTGgagctccagctgcaggagTGTCAGCGGAAGCTGGGGATGCTGCAGGTGTTGAAGGGGAGGCTGGAACACCTGGAGCGGGACATGGCCGGGAAGATCGTCATCGACCGGCAGGACTGGGAGAACCTGGAGAGCcgggtgctgctgctggagaccAGGCTGGCACTGACCCCAGTACAG AAACCCTCCTCGCTGCTCAGCGGTACCGCAAATCACGAAGGAGCTGATGCAGCAAGCCAGGAACCAACCG AGACGAGCGCCGAGACGCCAGAGGGCCTTCCTGCGGGCGGGGCCGGCGCGTCCCCCCACGCTGCCGCCATCAATCCCCGTGTTTTGACAGCGGTTCCAAAG GAGAACATTACGGAGAGACTGGAAAGAATAGCCAGACT GATGGAGGACACGACCAGCCTTCTGAAAAGTGGGGAGCCCTCCATGTAA
- the hpgd gene encoding 15-hydroxyprostaglandin dehydrogenase [NAD(+)], whose protein sequence is MALQGKVALITGGAQGIGRAVAEALLRNESKVALVDLNKQVGEECKKVFDQDFGEGNCIFIQCDVTDRGKLKEAFESTVEKFGKLDIVINNAGINNEKNWEKTIEVNLTSVIKGTYLALDHMSKEHGKEGGVIINVSSMAAFLSSPHQPVYTATKHGVIGFTRAMADAAEQEDYGVRINALCPAFVDTPLLQSIEQEDNMGKFVKFKDELKQKMHKFGVLKPSLIAEGMLRLITDSSLNGAIMKITCSKGIHFHTYEPLSA, encoded by the exons ATGGCTCTGCAAGGGAAGGTGGCTTTGATAACCGGGGGAGCCCAGGGAATTGGGAGAGCAGTCGCTGAAGCGCTGCTCAGGAACGAGTCAAAG GTTGCGCTTGTTGATCTCAATAAACAAGTTGGGGAAGAATGCAAGAAAGTCTTTGATCAAGACTTTGGAGAAGGgaactgtatttttattcagtgtgacGTGACGGACAGAGGGAAACTTAAAG AAGCTTTTGAGAGCACAGTGGAGAAGTTCGGAAAACTGGACATCGTGATTAACAATGCTGGAATCAACAACGAGAAGAACTGGGAAAAAACCATTGAAGTTAACTTG ACGTCAGTCATAAAAGGCACCTACCTGGCTCTGGACCATATGAGCAAAGAACATGGCAAAGAAGGGGGTGTGATCATTAATGTCTCGTCTATGGCAG ctttccTGAGTTCCCCACATCAGCCTGTGTACACAGCCACCAAGCACGGAGTGATTGGATTCACCAGAGCCATGGCT GATGCCGCTGAGCAAGAAGACTATGGCGTTAGGATCAATGCACTGTGCCCGGCCTTTGTGgacacccccctcctccagtccATTGAGCAAGAGGACAACATGGGGAAATTCGTCAAGTTCAAGGACGAGCTGAAGCAGAAAATGCACAAGTTTGGAGTACTGAA acCGTCGCTGATCGCCGAGGGGATGCTGAGACTCATAACCGACAGCAGCCTGAACGGGGCCATCATGAAGATAACCTGCTCCAAAGGGATTCACTTCCACACCTACGAGCCGCTGTCAGCCTGA